Below is a window of Lacibacter sp. H407 DNA.
ACCTGATGCTGGCCAAGCTGCAACGCATCCGCCAGATATTGCAGAACGATGGCAAAACCTTGGTGAGTGAAGGAATTGATGCCAACTATTACGACATCATCAACTATGCAATTTTTGGTTTGATCCTGATTGAAGAAGGAACGCACAAGAGATGATGTCTGATGTAGGATTTCGGATTTTAGATTGGCGATTGCAGATTATTTGCCTATTAACTGTTGACCATTGCCAATTGGTAACTGCTATTCACTACAACAATTCACAACATGAATAAATCGCTTACACTTGCCCGTTGGTTCGTTGGTATTCTGTTTATCTTTTCCGGATTGGTAAAAGCCAATGATCCACTTGGATTGAGTTATAAGATGCAGGAGTTTTTTGAAGCATGGCAATTATCAGGCTTTCATGATTATACATTGGGAATGTCAATCCTCATGAATGCGTTTGAAATTATTGCAGGTGTTGCTGTAATTGTTGGATGGCGCATGAAACTCTTCAGCTGGTTGTTGTTATTGCTGATCGTGTTTTTCACATTCTTAACGGGCTATGCATGGCTGGCTACCAATCCCGACGGGACAGCCAAGTTTGCTTCCTGTGGTTGCTTTGGCGATTGCCTTCCACTTACACCACAACAATCGTTTTTGAAAGATCTATTACTCTTGGTTCTGATTGGTTATATTTTCAAACATCGCAATAGCATTCAGCCAATGTTTAAAAAGGAGATCATGAACTTCATTTTTGTTTTAGATGCAGCGGTGCTTTCATTGGCTTTTCAATGGTTCACGTTGAAATATTTGCCGGTAGTGGATTGTCTGCCATTTAAAAAAGGTAATAACATTCTTGAATTACGGAAAGTTCCGGCTGATGCGGTACCTGATAAATACGAATACAAGTTCAAATACAAAAAAGACGGGAAGGAGCAGGAGTTTGCAATGAGTAACCTGCCGGATAGCACATGGGAATTTGTTGAACGTAAACAAACTTTGGTAGCGAAAGGAAAAAACAATGAGCCGAAGATCAAAGATTTTGATCTGAAGACGATGGATGGCGCTGATATATCGGGCGACATATTGGAACAAAAAGGCGAATACTATTTGTTATTTGTGCAAAGCTTTAATGACTTGAAAACAACTGATGAATGGATAAAGCAAGTATCGGAGCTGGCGAAAACAAAAAAATTATTACTTGTTACCAGTGTGCCTGATGCAGCAAAAGATTTTTTTGCATCAGATGTTATATTGGGTCAGTTGGATATTATTACATGCGATGTAACAGCGATCAAAACAGCAGCACGGGCTATTCCAACATTGTATAAAATGAATGGACCGGTGGTGATGAAGAAATGGAGTGCAGCGTCATTCAACAAATTGAACTAATCAATACAACCGATCATTTGGGTGCTTATCTTCTTCGCAAATTATTTTATGGTCTGCTCGTTTTAATGGGCGTGGTTACCGTTGTGTTCTGGATGTTCCAGGGCTTTGGTGATCCTGCCCGTTTGGTGATGGGACAAACCGGCGATAGTGCTACCATCGCCAATATCAAAAAAGAACTGTACCTCGATCAACCCAAATGGAAACAGTTCCTGTTGTATGTAAATGATGTGTCGCCCATTGCCGTACACAGCAAAGAAGAAATTGAAAAAAAACAACTTCAAGGTTTGTTTATTGGCGGAGAAAGGAATTTAGCAATTAAGCTACCTTACCTGCGTCGCAGTTATCAAACAAAAAAACAAGTAGGTGAGTTGTTGATGGAAGCACTACCGGGCACCATTATGCTGGCGGTAGCGGCCATGTTGCTGGCAACTATATTGGGAGTGTTTCTTGGTGTAGTTGCTGCGGTTAAAAAAGATACATGGATGGATACCTCTGCTGTGTTTACCAGCATCATCGGTATTTCTGCACCCTCTTTCTTTATGGGAATTTTGATTGCGTATGTGTTTGGTTTTTTATTGAGTAAGTACACCGGGCTTAACATGACGGGCAGTTGGTTTGATATTGATGTACAAACCGGCGAACATTATTATACATTGCAAAATCTCATTTTACCTGCTATTACATTGGGCATTCGTCCATTGGCAATCATTACACAGCTTACACGAAGTTCAATGCTGGATGTGCTCAACCAGGATTATGTGCGTACTGCTTATGCAAAAGGATTGAGCAAACAAACGGTGATCTGGAAACATGCATTACGCAACGCATTGAATCCGGTTATAACAGCGGTGACAGGTTGGTTTGCGGAATTACTGGCTGGTGCCTTTTTTGTTGAATATATTTTTGGATGGAAGGGCATTGGAAAAGTAACTGTGGAAGCATTAGAGAAATTAGATTATCCCGTTGTGATGGGTAGTGTGCTGATCAGTGCGTTTATTTTTGTGTTGATCAATATGCTGGCAGATGTGTTGTATGCAGTTGTTGATCCGAGAGTGAGAGTAGGGTGATGATATGTACGATGTTATATGTACGATGTACGCACACTCCGACAGATGGATATTTGGAAACTGTAAGTTTAAAACAAAACCATATGCGTTCAATTCTG
It encodes the following:
- a CDS encoding ABC transporter permease, which codes for MGAYLLRKLFYGLLVLMGVVTVVFWMFQGFGDPARLVMGQTGDSATIANIKKELYLDQPKWKQFLLYVNDVSPIAVHSKEEIEKKQLQGLFIGGERNLAIKLPYLRRSYQTKKQVGELLMEALPGTIMLAVAAMLLATILGVFLGVVAAVKKDTWMDTSAVFTSIIGISAPSFFMGILIAYVFGFLLSKYTGLNMTGSWFDIDVQTGEHYYTLQNLILPAITLGIRPLAIITQLTRSSMLDVLNQDYVRTAYAKGLSKQTVIWKHALRNALNPVITAVTGWFAELLAGAFFVEYIFGWKGIGKVTVEALEKLDYPVVMGSVLISAFIFVLINMLADVLYAVVDPRVRVG
- a CDS encoding BT_3928 family protein, which translates into the protein MNKSLTLARWFVGILFIFSGLVKANDPLGLSYKMQEFFEAWQLSGFHDYTLGMSILMNAFEIIAGVAVIVGWRMKLFSWLLLLLIVFFTFLTGYAWLATNPDGTAKFASCGCFGDCLPLTPQQSFLKDLLLLVLIGYIFKHRNSIQPMFKKEIMNFIFVLDAAVLSLAFQWFTLKYLPVVDCLPFKKGNNILELRKVPADAVPDKYEYKFKYKKDGKEQEFAMSNLPDSTWEFVERKQTLVAKGKNNEPKIKDFDLKTMDGADISGDILEQKGEYYLLFVQSFNDLKTTDEWIKQVSELAKTKKLLLVTSVPDAAKDFFASDVILGQLDIITCDVTAIKTAARAIPTLYKMNGPVVMKKWSAASFNKLN